The following are encoded in a window of Streptomyces sp. SAT1 genomic DNA:
- a CDS encoding TraR/DksA C4-type zinc finger protein has protein sequence MSRDAAARTAPRLERQAAEEARGRLEHARGTRLVQPRALTETGQSADDHLMSAQRDAIERVLKEIDDAFARIEAGTYGLCLACAKPVPAERLEILPYTRHCVACRGGQAG, from the coding sequence GTGTCCCGCGACGCAGCCGCCCGGACCGCTCCCCGCCTCGAACGCCAGGCCGCCGAGGAGGCCCGCGGGCGGCTCGAACACGCCCGGGGCACGCGGCTGGTCCAGCCGCGGGCCCTCACCGAGACCGGGCAGAGCGCGGACGACCACCTGATGTCCGCCCAGCGGGACGCCATCGAGCGGGTGCTCAAGGAGATCGACGACGCCTTCGCCCGGATCGAGGCCGGCACCTACGGCCTCTGCCTGGCCTGCGCCAAGCCGGTCCCGGCCGAGCGCCTGGAGATCCTGCCCTACACCCGCCACTGCGTCGCCTGCCGCGGCGGCCAGGCCGGCTGA
- a CDS encoding TraR/DksA family transcriptional regulator: MHHQTIADHGARRPAPEPVSSGPLTAEDLAALRANLTEQRLFRQEQVAQLAAAATSREDALLRHRTPGQLEVSVQLAASARMVLADVEAALARMDEGRYGACHLCRGPIARERLEIVPQARYCARCQQVREAGR, translated from the coding sequence GTGCACCACCAGACCATCGCCGACCACGGCGCCCGCCGTCCGGCGCCCGAGCCCGTGTCCTCGGGCCCGCTGACCGCCGAGGACCTCGCAGCGCTGCGCGCGAACCTGACCGAGCAGCGGCTGTTCCGCCAGGAGCAGGTGGCCCAGCTCGCGGCCGCCGCCACCTCCCGCGAGGACGCCCTGCTCCGCCACCGGACCCCCGGCCAGCTGGAGGTCAGCGTGCAGCTCGCCGCCTCCGCGCGGATGGTGCTCGCCGATGTCGAGGCGGCCCTCGCGCGCATGGACGAGGGCCGGTACGGGGCCTGCCACCTGTGCCGCGGGCCCATCGCGCGGGAACGGCTGGAGATAGTGCCGCAGGCCCGCTACTGCGCCCGCTGCCAGCAGGTCAGGGAGGCCGGCCGGTGA
- a CDS encoding rod shape-determining protein yields the protein MWPLRRSCPGIALDLGSARTRAWVAGRGLVLDVPTVTFPGTGAAYPIQRGTIVDTPGTARMLARLLVHRLPRLTRPLVVVTAPVLDGVAFRAEARTAVQVLRPRGVLTVPGARAVALGAGADLSRPLLVIDIGAQLTEVVLLVDGAVVDARRTALGTGDLDTAAPADLAEAVAAMVTAMLRQDRTTLTLDALHRGALLAGGGALRPDVVFQLTGRLHTPLRPVAAPHTAAVRGAATLLRSARAHPSAGGPPALRGAR from the coding sequence ATGTGGCCGCTGCGCCGGTCCTGTCCGGGCATCGCCCTCGATCTGGGCAGCGCCCGCACCCGCGCGTGGGTGGCCGGGCGGGGCCTGGTCCTCGACGTGCCGACGGTGACCTTCCCGGGCACCGGAGCGGCGTACCCGATCCAGCGCGGAACCATCGTCGACACCCCGGGCACCGCCCGTATGCTGGCCCGCCTGCTCGTGCACCGGCTGCCCCGGCTCACCCGCCCGCTGGTCGTGGTCACCGCGCCCGTGCTGGACGGCGTCGCCTTCCGCGCCGAGGCCCGCACCGCCGTCCAGGTGCTGCGCCCGCGCGGGGTGCTGACCGTCCCCGGGGCGCGCGCGGTCGCCCTGGGCGCGGGCGCCGACCTGTCCCGGCCGCTGCTCGTCATCGACATCGGCGCCCAGCTCACCGAGGTGGTGCTGCTGGTCGACGGCGCGGTCGTCGACGCGCGCCGCACCGCGCTCGGCACCGGCGACCTCGACACCGCCGCCCCGGCGGACCTCGCCGAGGCGGTGGCCGCCATGGTGACCGCGATGCTGCGCCAGGACCGTACGACGCTCACCCTCGACGCCCTGCACCGGGGCGCGCTGCTGGCCGGCGGCGGCGCGCTGCGCCCGGACGTCGTCTTCCAGCTCACCGGCCGGCTGCACACGCCCCTCAGGCCGGTGGCGGCGCCGCACACCGCCGCCGTGCGCGGCGCCGCCACCCTGCTGCGCTCGGCCCGCGCCCACCCGTCGGCCGGCGGCCCGCCCGCCCTGCGCGGCGCCCGCTGA
- a CDS encoding Rv1733c family protein, which produces MPGGIPHAQPPPAPVPADLPRVRFWRLRRNPLRRRTDLLQVWIGLGLLLTALAASPAAMFLAGDAAHRHYADTAARQERTRSRTTAVLVHDAPRHPEPGSPEARRTRYRVEVRFTDPAGRSRLGHTHVPPGLRAGSAVPIWTDHHGRVTAEPLTTAQIRSKCMGWALLASLTVTALTAAAHTTTTRLLLRRNLTAWDEAWAGTGPRWTASR; this is translated from the coding sequence ATGCCCGGCGGCATCCCGCACGCCCAGCCACCGCCCGCGCCCGTCCCCGCGGACCTGCCGCGCGTCCGGTTCTGGCGGCTGCGCCGCAACCCGCTGCGGCGCCGCACCGACCTGCTCCAGGTGTGGATCGGCCTCGGCCTGCTGCTGACGGCCCTGGCCGCCTCGCCCGCCGCGATGTTCCTGGCCGGGGACGCCGCCCACCGCCACTACGCGGACACCGCCGCACGCCAGGAGCGGACCCGCAGCCGCACCACCGCCGTCCTCGTCCACGACGCCCCGCGCCACCCGGAGCCCGGCTCCCCCGAGGCGAGGCGGACCCGCTACCGCGTCGAGGTCCGCTTCACCGACCCCGCGGGCCGCTCCCGCCTCGGCCACACCCACGTACCGCCCGGCCTGCGCGCCGGCAGCGCCGTGCCGATCTGGACGGACCACCACGGCCGCGTCACCGCCGAGCCCCTGACCACCGCCCAGATCCGCAGCAAGTGCATGGGCTGGGCCCTCCTCGCCTCCCTGACCGTCACCGCCCTGACCGCCGCCGCCCACACCACCACCACCCGCCTCCTCCTGCGCCGCAACCTGACCGCCTGGGACGAGGCCTGGGCGGGAACGGGACCGCGGTGGACGGCGTCCAGGTGA
- a CDS encoding SPFH domain-containing protein yields the protein MVVIGSLVAACLILVLLLLFVFSQLFRKVEQGKALIVSKTRKVDVTFTGQVVLPVLHKAEVMDISVKAIEITRSGRDGLICRDNIRADIRISFFVKVNKTAQDVIKVAQAVGTARASDQNTLQELFHAKFSEALKTVGKQMDFTDLYTKREELRYQIIELIGVDLNGYHLEDAAIDYLEQTPLSQLDPANVLDAQGIRKITELTAVEHVRTNEAQRTEEKEITRQNVDAREAILELERRQADAEIKQKREIETSRAREEAETARVMEEERLRAQSAFLRTEEQLGVQRENQAREVAVAAKNRERVIAVENERIEKDRMLEVIARERETQLTKISADKEVESEKREIAEVVRERVAVDRTVAEQEESIKKLRAVEEAERERQAVIIAAEAEAQEKLVKDIKAAEAAEQAATHRAAESLTLAEARLKSADLEARAKLRMAEGIQAEAAAEGLAAVQVRDKEAEVIEKAGRAEAEATQARMLAEAEGTQARMRAEAQGTEARLRAEAEGAQAKAVAEATAIGEKLKAEAAGLTEKAAAMAALDDASRGHEEYRLRLQAEKEIRLAGLDVQRQVAEAQATVLATGLENADIDIVGGESVFFDRLVNAVSLGKGIDGFVEHSGTAQALAKPYLDGSASIADDLGRILGSVSTADVQNLTVSALLMKLMNSGGTHAGQFQQLLDRAGELGLADAPVTALNGAVRV from the coding sequence ATGGTTGTCATCGGCTCGCTCGTCGCGGCCTGCCTGATTCTGGTCCTGCTCCTGCTGTTCGTCTTCTCCCAGCTCTTCCGCAAGGTCGAGCAGGGCAAGGCGCTGATCGTCTCCAAGACGCGGAAGGTCGACGTCACCTTCACCGGGCAGGTCGTGCTGCCGGTCCTGCACAAGGCCGAGGTGATGGACATCTCGGTGAAGGCCATCGAGATCACCCGCTCCGGGCGGGACGGCCTGATCTGCCGGGACAACATCCGCGCGGACATCCGGATCTCGTTCTTCGTGAAGGTCAACAAGACCGCCCAGGACGTCATCAAGGTCGCGCAGGCCGTCGGCACCGCCCGCGCCAGCGACCAGAACACGCTCCAGGAGCTGTTCCACGCGAAGTTCTCCGAGGCGCTGAAGACCGTCGGCAAGCAGATGGACTTCACCGACCTCTACACCAAGCGCGAGGAACTGCGGTACCAGATCATCGAGTTGATCGGCGTCGACCTCAACGGGTACCACCTGGAGGACGCGGCGATCGACTACCTGGAGCAGACGCCGCTGTCCCAGCTCGACCCGGCGAACGTGCTGGACGCGCAGGGCATCCGGAAGATCACCGAGCTGACCGCGGTGGAGCACGTGCGCACCAACGAGGCGCAGCGCACCGAGGAGAAGGAGATCACCCGGCAGAACGTCGACGCGCGCGAGGCCATCCTGGAGCTGGAGCGCCGCCAGGCGGACGCCGAGATCAAGCAGAAGCGCGAGATAGAGACCTCCCGCGCCCGCGAGGAGGCCGAGACCGCCCGGGTCATGGAGGAGGAGCGGCTGCGCGCGCAGAGCGCCTTCCTGCGCACCGAGGAGCAGCTCGGCGTGCAGCGCGAGAACCAGGCCCGCGAGGTCGCCGTCGCCGCGAAGAACCGCGAGCGGGTCATCGCCGTGGAGAACGAGCGCATCGAGAAGGACCGGATGCTGGAGGTCATCGCCCGCGAGCGGGAGACCCAGCTGACGAAGATCTCCGCCGACAAGGAGGTCGAGTCGGAGAAGCGGGAGATCGCCGAGGTCGTGCGCGAGCGGGTCGCCGTGGACCGCACGGTCGCCGAGCAGGAGGAGTCCATCAAGAAGCTGCGCGCCGTGGAGGAGGCGGAGCGCGAGCGGCAGGCCGTCATCATCGCCGCCGAGGCGGAGGCGCAGGAGAAGCTGGTCAAGGACATCAAGGCGGCGGAGGCCGCCGAGCAGGCCGCCACGCACCGCGCCGCCGAGTCGCTGACCCTGGCCGAGGCCAGGCTGAAGTCCGCCGACCTGGAGGCCCGCGCCAAGCTGCGGATGGCCGAGGGCATCCAGGCGGAGGCCGCCGCCGAGGGCCTGGCCGCGGTGCAGGTCCGCGACAAGGAGGCCGAGGTCATCGAGAAGGCCGGCCGCGCCGAGGCCGAGGCCACCCAGGCCCGGATGCTCGCCGAGGCCGAGGGCACCCAGGCCCGGATGCGGGCGGAGGCCCAGGGCACCGAGGCGCGGCTGCGGGCCGAGGCCGAGGGCGCCCAGGCCAAGGCGGTCGCCGAGGCGACGGCGATCGGCGAGAAGCTGAAGGCGGAGGCCGCGGGCCTGACCGAGAAGGCCGCCGCGATGGCCGCCCTGGACGACGCCTCGCGCGGGCACGAGGAGTACCGGCTGCGCCTCCAGGCGGAGAAGGAGATCCGGCTGGCCGGGCTCGACGTGCAGCGCCAGGTCGCCGAGGCGCAGGCCACGGTGCTGGCGACCGGCCTGGAGAACGCCGACATCGACATCGTCGGCGGCGAGTCGGTCTTCTTCGACCGGCTGGTCAACGCGGTCTCGCTGGGCAAGGGCATCGACGGCTTCGTCGAGCACTCCGGTACGGCGCAGGCGCTGGCCAAGCCCTACCTGGACGGTTCGGCGAGCATCGCCGACGACCTGGGCCGGATCCTCGGCTCGGTCTCCACGGCCGATGTGCAGAACCTGACCGTCTCGGCGCTGCTGATGAAGCTGATGAACTCCGGCGGCACGCACGCCGGCCAGTTCCAGCAGCTGCTGGACCGCGCGGGTGAACTGGGCCTGGCCGACGCCCCGGTCACCGCCCTCAACGGCGCCGTCAGGGTCTGA
- a CDS encoding DNA repair ATPase, with product MATAQETGSYDAVDSGTYEVLRDRLTAQAAELARGAEALNARRAAEFGATRLDLTGTGRLRTEHPAVPRDVVAVGERLLFGRNAAHAGPDDGTRPEPRVGDVLALYDRELNPLPEDAVPGLLDDPAFVREFGALHRYYRQARLLRLHRVEGRLLAVFRTGEKADDIRVLRWNLTDDGRAAFLDARGERDHVLPPAHDFTWTATTREDHRLGRHPHVSVRDELYVSTVGGALTVKTEDDTETGDGIHSEPVDEPLQALADADIAYARVGALILLRVRPYKEDTHRHLVFNTLTRSVVRLDGIGQACRRLPEDQGIVFPGGYCLATGAYKTYELDTTGLEFEREVRSPYGEDVLYAFHARAEGRGLLLSYNTIREEIATPLTCHGWALFEDGALLALRADPAGSATEPARVHPIQVWTSPYVSDTHAAATAGTGPLARVGNADLVRGISDCLSISRAVAETSPTVEVYEALAAACVRAADTHHWLGEADLGELRTPLAAVRDTAEQVLTEFRTVQSLTERAARALEEAAERIAAVVRRLRGEAPRGAAAWVGGLTELRRAQGHLLTLKEMRYADTARIDALAADTGTDLAAFGKRAVTFLAREDAFADHHQDAERLAADAEAVESVAAARPVAERLDELTGTLGTVTEVVAGLDIADATVRTSVLERIAEVLGGVNRARALLEARRRELAEREGRAEFAAEFALLAQAVTGALAAADSPESCDEQLSGMLVRLENLESRFAEFDDFLGELTDKRTEIHDAFSARKQSLLDARARRAGQLAAAADRILATVARRAATLADADEVSTYFASDPMVAKVRRTAEDLRALGDPVRADELDGRLKAARQEASRALRDRTDLYTDGGRTIRLGTHRFSVTTQPLDLTLVPDGEGLAFALTGTDYRAPVTDPRLAADRAYGDRQLPSESPEVYRGEHLAARLLREHGPAALAAADDLGALVRRAAEEAYDEGYERGVHDHDATVILTALLPVHERAGVLRHEPAARAAAQLFWAHGSTADERAAWTRRALSLARARDTFGPAAAGAVGELEEELAGAIGTWTAGSALRLPGAAPAGTGAAGADGVNGPAAVAGLDARAAAAYLVEELTTGPDGFVLAAATRTLLDKFRHTVGGSAYDEDLDALGDLAARAQLAGAWLAAFTDSTGAGATPGDLAEAVAAELCPGLPRHDADVSPVAVAEGLLGAHPRIGGRRLVLRLDEFLARTARFARDDVPAFRAHQRLRTELVAAERARLRLDEHRPRSMAAFVRNRLVDEVYLPLVGDSLARQLGTAGESRRTDTGGLLLLVSPPGYGKTTLMEYVADRLGLMMVRVSGPALGHAVTSLDPAEAPNATARQEIEKINFALAAGNNTLLHLDDIQHTSPELLQKFIPLCDATRRVDGVWNGEPRTYDLRGKRFAVCMTGNPYTESGDRFRVPDMLANRADVWNLGDVLTGKEDVFALSFLENALTSNPVLAPLAGRDRADLELLVRLAQADPAARADRLTHAYAPAELEQITGVLRHLLTARETVLAVNAAYIASAARSDETRTEPPFLLQGSYRTMNKIAQRIRPVMNAAEAGAVVEDHFTAEAQTLTSGAEANLLKLAELRGTLTPEQAGRWAALKTAYARTQALGGPAEDPLVRATAALGLLADHMAAIEAALTGGGTARARHAAGPATGGGVSGGTQGV from the coding sequence ATGGCCACCGCCCAGGAGACGGGTTCGTACGACGCCGTGGACAGCGGCACCTACGAGGTGCTGCGCGACCGGCTCACCGCACAGGCCGCCGAGCTGGCCCGCGGCGCCGAGGCGCTCAACGCCCGCCGGGCCGCGGAGTTCGGCGCCACCCGGCTCGACCTCACCGGCACCGGCCGGCTGCGCACCGAGCACCCCGCTGTCCCCCGGGACGTGGTGGCCGTCGGCGAGCGGCTGCTGTTCGGCCGCAACGCCGCGCACGCCGGACCGGACGACGGCACCCGGCCCGAGCCCCGGGTCGGCGACGTCCTCGCCCTGTACGACCGGGAGCTGAACCCGCTGCCCGAGGACGCCGTGCCCGGCCTCCTCGACGACCCGGCGTTCGTCCGGGAGTTCGGCGCCCTGCACCGCTACTACCGGCAGGCCAGGCTGCTGCGGCTGCACCGCGTGGAGGGCCGCCTGCTGGCTGTCTTCCGCACCGGCGAGAAGGCCGACGACATCCGCGTCCTGCGCTGGAACCTGACCGACGACGGACGGGCCGCCTTCCTCGACGCGCGCGGCGAACGCGACCATGTGCTGCCGCCCGCCCACGACTTCACCTGGACCGCGACGACCCGCGAGGACCACCGGCTCGGCCGCCACCCGCACGTCTCGGTCCGCGACGAGCTGTACGTCTCCACCGTCGGCGGCGCCCTCACCGTCAAGACCGAGGACGACACCGAGACCGGCGACGGCATCCACAGCGAGCCCGTCGACGAGCCGCTCCAGGCGCTCGCCGACGCCGACATCGCGTACGCGCGCGTGGGCGCGCTGATCCTGCTGCGGGTCCGTCCCTACAAGGAGGACACCCACCGCCACCTGGTGTTCAACACCCTCACCCGGTCGGTGGTCCGCCTCGACGGCATCGGGCAGGCGTGCCGCCGCCTGCCCGAGGACCAGGGCATCGTCTTCCCCGGCGGCTACTGCCTGGCCACCGGCGCGTACAAGACGTACGAACTCGACACCACGGGCCTGGAGTTCGAGCGCGAGGTGCGCTCTCCCTACGGCGAGGACGTGCTGTACGCCTTCCACGCGCGCGCCGAGGGACGCGGTCTGCTGCTGTCGTACAACACCATCCGCGAGGAGATCGCCACCCCGCTGACCTGCCACGGCTGGGCGCTGTTCGAGGACGGCGCGCTGCTGGCGCTGCGCGCCGACCCGGCCGGGTCGGCGACCGAGCCGGCCCGGGTGCACCCGATCCAGGTGTGGACCTCGCCGTACGTGTCCGACACGCACGCCGCCGCCACCGCGGGCACCGGACCGCTGGCCCGCGTCGGCAACGCCGACCTGGTGCGCGGCATCTCCGACTGCCTGTCGATCAGCCGCGCGGTCGCGGAGACCAGCCCGACCGTGGAGGTGTACGAGGCGCTGGCCGCCGCCTGTGTGCGCGCCGCCGACACCCACCACTGGCTGGGCGAGGCCGACCTCGGCGAGCTGCGCACCCCGCTGGCGGCGGTACGGGACACCGCCGAGCAGGTGCTGACCGAGTTCCGCACCGTGCAGAGCCTCACCGAGCGGGCCGCACGGGCGCTGGAGGAGGCCGCCGAGCGGATCGCGGCGGTGGTGCGGCGGCTGCGCGGCGAGGCACCGCGCGGCGCCGCCGCCTGGGTGGGCGGCCTGACCGAACTGCGCCGCGCCCAGGGCCATCTGCTCACCCTCAAGGAGATGCGGTACGCCGACACCGCCCGTATCGACGCGCTCGCCGCCGACACCGGCACCGACCTGGCCGCCTTCGGCAAGCGCGCGGTCACCTTCCTCGCCCGCGAGGACGCCTTCGCCGACCACCACCAGGACGCCGAGCGGCTCGCCGCCGACGCCGAGGCCGTCGAGTCGGTGGCCGCCGCGCGCCCGGTCGCCGAGCGGCTCGACGAACTGACCGGCACGCTGGGCACCGTCACCGAGGTCGTGGCGGGCCTGGACATCGCCGACGCCACCGTGCGCACCTCCGTGCTGGAGCGCATCGCCGAGGTGCTGGGCGGGGTCAACCGCGCCCGCGCCCTGCTGGAGGCGCGCCGCCGGGAGCTGGCCGAGCGCGAGGGCCGCGCCGAGTTCGCCGCCGAGTTCGCGCTGCTCGCGCAGGCGGTCACCGGCGCGCTCGCCGCCGCCGACAGCCCCGAGAGCTGCGACGAGCAGCTGTCGGGCATGCTGGTGCGGCTGGAGAACCTGGAGTCGCGGTTCGCGGAGTTCGACGACTTCCTCGGTGAACTGACCGACAAGCGCACCGAGATCCACGACGCGTTCTCCGCCCGCAAGCAGTCCCTGCTGGACGCCCGCGCCCGCCGGGCCGGACAGCTCGCGGCGGCCGCCGACCGGATCCTGGCGACCGTGGCCCGGCGCGCGGCCACGCTCGCCGACGCCGACGAGGTCAGCACCTACTTCGCCTCCGACCCGATGGTCGCCAAGGTCCGCCGCACCGCCGAGGACCTGCGCGCGCTCGGCGACCCGGTGCGGGCGGACGAGCTGGACGGACGGCTGAAGGCCGCCCGCCAGGAGGCGTCCCGCGCGCTGCGCGACCGCACCGACCTGTACACGGACGGCGGCCGGACCATCCGGCTGGGCACCCACCGCTTCTCCGTCACCACCCAGCCCCTCGACCTCACCCTGGTCCCGGACGGCGAGGGCCTCGCCTTCGCGCTGACCGGCACGGACTACCGCGCCCCGGTCACCGACCCGCGCCTGGCGGCCGACCGCGCGTACGGGGACCGGCAGCTCCCCTCGGAGTCGCCCGAGGTCTACCGGGGCGAGCACCTGGCCGCCCGGCTGCTGCGCGAGCACGGCCCGGCCGCGCTCGCCGCCGCCGACGACCTGGGCGCCCTGGTGCGCCGGGCCGCCGAGGAGGCGTACGACGAGGGCTACGAGCGGGGCGTCCACGACCACGACGCCACGGTGATCCTCACCGCGCTGCTGCCCGTGCACGAGCGGGCGGGCGTACTGCGCCACGAGCCCGCCGCCCGCGCCGCCGCCCAGCTGTTCTGGGCGCACGGCAGCACGGCGGACGAGCGCGCCGCCTGGACCCGGCGGGCGCTCTCCCTGGCCCGCGCCCGCGACACGTTCGGCCCGGCGGCGGCGGGCGCCGTGGGCGAGCTGGAGGAGGAACTCGCGGGCGCGATCGGGACGTGGACGGCGGGGAGCGCGCTCCGGCTCCCGGGGGCGGCGCCCGCCGGCACCGGCGCTGCCGGGGCCGATGGCGTGAACGGCCCCGCCGCCGTGGCGGGTTTGGACGCGCGGGCCGCCGCCGCGTACCTCGTCGAGGAGCTGACGACCGGACCCGACGGCTTCGTGCTGGCCGCCGCCACCCGCACCCTGCTGGACAAGTTCCGGCACACGGTGGGCGGTTCGGCCTACGACGAGGACCTGGACGCGCTCGGTGACCTCGCCGCGCGGGCCCAGCTCGCCGGGGCGTGGCTCGCGGCGTTCACCGACTCCACCGGCGCCGGGGCCACGCCGGGCGACCTGGCCGAGGCGGTCGCCGCCGAGCTGTGCCCCGGCCTGCCGCGCCATGACGCGGACGTCTCACCGGTGGCGGTGGCCGAGGGGCTGCTCGGCGCCCATCCGCGCATCGGCGGGCGCCGACTGGTGCTGCGCCTGGACGAGTTCCTGGCCCGCACCGCCCGCTTCGCCCGGGACGACGTGCCCGCCTTCCGCGCCCACCAGCGGCTGCGCACCGAGTTGGTCGCGGCCGAACGCGCCCGGCTGCGCCTGGACGAGCACCGCCCGCGCTCCATGGCGGCCTTCGTCCGCAACCGGCTCGTCGACGAGGTGTACCTGCCGCTGGTCGGCGACAGCCTGGCCCGTCAGCTCGGCACGGCGGGCGAGAGCCGGCGCACCGACACCGGCGGACTGCTGCTGCTCGTCTCCCCGCCCGGCTACGGCAAGACGACGCTGATGGAGTACGTTGCCGACCGCCTCGGCCTGATGATGGTGCGGGTCAGCGGCCCCGCGCTCGGCCACGCGGTCACCTCGCTCGACCCGGCCGAGGCGCCGAACGCCACCGCGCGCCAGGAGATCGAGAAGATCAACTTCGCGCTGGCGGCCGGCAACAACACGCTGCTGCACCTGGACGACATCCAGCACACCTCGCCGGAACTGCTCCAGAAGTTCATCCCGCTGTGCGACGCCACCCGCCGCGTCGACGGCGTCTGGAACGGCGAGCCGCGCACCTACGACCTGCGCGGCAAGCGGTTCGCGGTCTGTATGACCGGCAACCCGTACACCGAGTCGGGCGACCGCTTCCGGGTGCCCGACATGCTCGCCAACCGCGCGGACGTGTGGAACCTCGGCGACGTCCTCACCGGCAAGGAGGACGTCTTCGCGCTCAGCTTCCTGGAGAACGCGCTCACCTCCAACCCGGTGCTCGCCCCGCTGGCCGGCCGGGACCGCGCCGATCTGGAGCTGCTGGTCCGGCTGGCCCAGGCGGACCCCGCGGCCCGCGCCGACCGGCTCACCCACGCCTACGCCCCGGCCGAGCTGGAGCAGATCACGGGCGTACTGCGCCATCTGCTCACCGCGCGCGAGACGGTCCTCGCGGTCAACGCCGCCTACATCGCCTCCGCCGCCCGCTCGGACGAGACCCGGACCGAGCCGCCGTTCCTGCTCCAGGGCTCCTACCGCACCATGAACAAGATCGCCCAGCGGATCCGCCCCGTCATGAACGCGGCGGAGGCCGGCGCGGTCGTCGAGGACCACTTCACCGCCGAGGCGCAGACCCTCACCAGCGGTGCCGAGGCCAACCTGCTCAAGCTGGCCGAGCTGCGCGGCACCCTCACCCCGGAGCAGGCCGGCCGCTGGGCCGCCCTGAAGACCGCGTACGCCCGCACCCAGGCGCTGGGCGGCCCCGCCGAGGACCCGCTCGTGCGCGCCACGGCCGCCCTCGGTCTGCTGGCGGACCACATGGCCGCGATCGAGGCGGCGCTCACCGGCGGCGGCACGGCGAGGGCCCGCCACGCGGCGGGCCCGGCGACCGGAGGAGGAGTGTCCGGCGGGACTCAGGGCGTCTGA
- a CDS encoding phosphatase PAP2 family protein: protein MTSSSPAALALDGASIDGGLYTSVTDFARDTHWLNGTAAAYSSVGMGVFVLLLLGAWWGARRQGNSVMAAVLATPFAVVIAYLANTGIKDVFEEPRPCRALPHDFLIEACPPVDDYAFPSNHTTVAFAFAVALLIVSRWLGAVALLAAVAMGASRVYVGAHYPHDVGVGALVGSLVSVLVVLLAFRYCTPLVQRLRAGALRPLLAAQTP from the coding sequence ATGACGAGTTCCTCCCCGGCCGCCCTGGCGCTCGACGGCGCGTCCATCGACGGCGGCCTCTACACCTCCGTCACCGACTTCGCCCGCGACACCCACTGGCTGAACGGGACAGCCGCCGCGTACTCCTCGGTGGGCATGGGGGTGTTCGTGCTGTTGCTGCTGGGGGCCTGGTGGGGGGCGCGGCGGCAGGGGAACTCGGTGATGGCGGCCGTGCTGGCGACGCCGTTCGCGGTCGTCATCGCCTACCTCGCCAACACCGGGATCAAGGACGTGTTCGAGGAGCCGCGGCCCTGCCGGGCGCTGCCGCACGACTTCCTCATCGAGGCGTGCCCGCCGGTGGACGACTACGCCTTCCCCAGCAACCACACCACGGTCGCCTTCGCGTTCGCGGTCGCGCTGCTGATCGTCAGCCGGTGGCTGGGCGCGGTCGCGCTGCTCGCGGCGGTGGCGATGGGCGCCTCCCGGGTGTACGTCGGCGCCCACTATCCGCACGACGTCGGCGTGGGCGCCCTGGTCGGCAGCCTGGTCTCGGTGCTGGTGGTGCTGCTGGCCTTCCGGTACTGCACCCCGCTGGTGCAGCGGCTGCGGGCGGGGGCGCTGCGGCCGCTGCTCGCCGCTCAGACGCCCTGA